From one Leptospiraceae bacterium genomic stretch:
- a CDS encoding transglutaminase family protein, with product MSIRVALHHKTHYQYKKPISIFPQVVRLRPAPHARTPIHAYSLKIQPGDHFINWMQDPFGNYQARLVFPEKADKFTVEVDLVAEMTVINPFDFFLEEYADEYPFKYTEDLKSELLPYLQVKEDGNLLKSLISKLDLTKRRTVDFLVYINQVVHSEVGYIIRMEPGVQTSEETLILKKGSCRDSAWLLVQMLRHIGLAARFTSGYLIQLVPDVKAIDGPSGTTVDFTDLHAWTEVYLPGAGWVGLDPTSGLFAGEGHIPLACTPNPSSAAPIAGGIEKGAEAELQFEMSVTRIEEEPRVTKPYTEEVWNKIYALGQKVDKDLKDNDVRLTMGGEPTFVSVSDMEGAEWNTDALGPTKKNYAIELFNKLKDKFASGPLLHYGQGKWYPGESLPRWALSCYWRKDGKAIWNDPNLIADERVKGKYTSEDAEIFIRRLTTHLAVTDEHVAPGFEDVYYYLWKEGTLPVNVDPFKRNLKDTEERKTLRRVLEAGLGTTAGFVLPIKWDWLSRVWRSGKWHVKRDRLYLLPGDSPMGFRLPLSSLPHSESYFYEEEPSSFARPAQLENFYDKVSKRQQVYIKNEKRTDGTNSELDALYKKYAENRNLNLKEDSWEMVRTALCVEPRNGNLFVFLPPTYHVEEYLDLVSSVELTASELGIPVLIEGYLPPYDIRLQRFQITPDPGVIEVNVHPTEDWETLVKNTEILYEEAHFTRLGTEKFMLDGRHTGTGGGNHITLGGVTPSDSPLLRKPDLLRSLLSYWNNHPSLSYLFSGLFVGPTSQAPRIDEARHESLNELEIAFKELDRNTFTPLWLVDRLFRNLLTDLTGNTHRAEFCIDKLYSPDSSSGRLGILEMRAFEMPPHTRMSLAQMLLIRSLVSKFWNEPYKRPLLRHGTILHDKYLLPHFIWEDFKEVILDLNDTGYEFDPNWYKVFLDFRFPIFGTVQSGDIKLEIRMAIEPWLVLGEEGIQGGTARYVDSSLERVQVRVFGMTGKRHIITCNGRPVPIQPTGVNGEFVGGVRYRAWQPPSALHPTIPIHAPIVFDVVDTWNNRAVGGCTYFVAHPGGRGYTTFPVNSNEAESRRFTRFTPFGHTPNTLNILSEELNPEFPYTLDLRK from the coding sequence ATGTCAATACGCGTAGCTTTACATCATAAAACTCATTATCAATACAAAAAGCCTATTTCCATTTTCCCGCAGGTCGTCCGTTTAAGACCAGCGCCTCATGCTAGAACGCCGATTCATGCCTATTCGTTAAAGATTCAGCCAGGGGATCATTTTATCAACTGGATGCAGGATCCTTTTGGCAATTATCAGGCACGTCTAGTCTTTCCGGAGAAAGCAGATAAATTTACAGTAGAAGTGGATTTAGTTGCTGAGATGACTGTGATCAATCCATTTGATTTTTTTCTAGAAGAATATGCAGATGAATATCCATTCAAATATACAGAAGATTTAAAAAGTGAATTACTTCCTTATTTGCAAGTTAAAGAAGACGGAAATCTTCTAAAGAGTTTAATTTCTAAACTAGACCTCACCAAAAGAAGAACAGTAGACTTTTTAGTTTATATCAATCAAGTCGTTCATTCGGAAGTCGGCTATATCATTCGTATGGAGCCGGGAGTTCAAACAAGTGAAGAGACTTTGATTTTAAAGAAAGGATCTTGTAGAGACAGTGCCTGGCTACTCGTGCAAATGCTCCGTCACATTGGACTGGCTGCGCGGTTTACTTCTGGTTACCTCATTCAACTGGTTCCCGATGTAAAAGCAATTGATGGACCTTCTGGAACTACCGTTGACTTCACCGACTTACATGCTTGGACAGAAGTGTATCTACCTGGAGCTGGATGGGTTGGACTTGATCCTACTTCTGGACTCTTTGCGGGGGAGGGGCATATACCATTAGCCTGCACACCTAATCCTTCTAGTGCCGCACCGATAGCAGGTGGAATTGAGAAAGGAGCAGAGGCTGAACTTCAATTCGAAATGTCTGTTACTAGAATAGAGGAAGAGCCAAGAGTTACAAAGCCATATACAGAAGAAGTGTGGAATAAAATTTATGCACTCGGTCAAAAAGTAGACAAGGATTTAAAAGACAATGATGTTAGACTCACGATGGGTGGCGAGCCTACGTTCGTATCCGTGTCCGACATGGAAGGAGCAGAATGGAACACTGATGCTCTTGGACCGACTAAGAAGAATTATGCGATAGAATTATTTAATAAACTAAAAGATAAATTCGCATCAGGTCCATTACTTCATTATGGACAGGGAAAATGGTATCCCGGAGAATCTCTTCCCCGTTGGGCATTATCTTGTTATTGGAGAAAAGACGGGAAAGCAATCTGGAATGATCCAAATTTAATTGCAGATGAAAGAGTAAAAGGAAAATACACTTCCGAAGATGCAGAGATATTTATTCGTAGGCTAACAACGCATTTGGCGGTAACGGACGAACATGTCGCACCCGGCTTTGAAGACGTTTATTATTATCTATGGAAAGAAGGAACTTTACCTGTAAATGTGGATCCATTCAAAAGAAATTTAAAAGATACGGAAGAAAGAAAAACTCTACGTCGTGTTTTAGAAGCAGGACTTGGAACTACGGCTGGTTTTGTGCTTCCAATTAAATGGGACTGGCTAAGTCGTGTTTGGCGCTCTGGCAAGTGGCATGTAAAAAGAGATAGACTCTATTTATTACCGGGTGACTCCCCAATGGGATTTAGATTACCACTTAGCTCTTTACCTCATTCAGAAAGTTATTTTTATGAAGAGGAGCCTTCTAGCTTTGCGAGACCTGCACAACTGGAAAATTTTTATGATAAAGTAAGCAAGCGTCAACAAGTCTATATTAAGAATGAAAAAAGAACTGACGGGACTAACAGCGAGTTAGACGCACTTTATAAAAAGTATGCGGAGAATAGAAATCTCAATTTAAAAGAAGATAGCTGGGAAATGGTTCGCACTGCCCTTTGCGTCGAGCCTAGAAATGGAAATCTATTTGTATTCTTACCTCCAACCTATCATGTGGAAGAATACTTAGATTTAGTTTCCTCTGTAGAACTGACTGCATCGGAGCTCGGCATACCGGTATTAATCGAAGGATACCTACCTCCTTACGATATTCGTTTGCAAAGATTCCAAATCACACCAGATCCAGGAGTAATAGAAGTAAACGTTCATCCAACAGAAGATTGGGAGACTCTCGTTAAAAATACAGAAATTTTATACGAAGAAGCACACTTCACAAGACTCGGCACAGAAAAATTCATGTTAGATGGAAGACATACAGGCACTGGGGGGGGAAATCATATTACCCTCGGTGGAGTGACTCCTTCTGATAGCCCATTACTACGAAAACCAGATTTACTAAGAAGTCTTCTTTCTTATTGGAACAATCATCCGAGTCTATCGTATTTATTCTCAGGACTTTTTGTCGGTCCTACCAGTCAAGCTCCACGTATAGATGAAGCAAGGCATGAAAGTCTCAACGAATTAGAAATTGCATTCAAAGAATTAGATAGAAATACATTTACTCCTCTTTGGTTAGTGGATAGATTGTTTCGAAATTTATTGACTGACTTAACGGGTAACACGCATAGGGCGGAGTTTTGCATTGACAAACTCTACTCCCCTGATTCTAGCTCAGGGCGACTTGGAATTTTAGAAATGCGTGCATTTGAAATGCCACCTCATACAAGAATGAGTCTAGCGCAAATGCTCCTTATTCGCTCACTCGTTTCGAAATTTTGGAATGAACCATACAAGAGACCACTTCTCCGACATGGAACGATTTTACATGATAAGTATTTATTACCTCATTTTATTTGGGAAGATTTCAAAGAAGTGATTTTAGATTTGAATGATACAGGCTATGAGTTTGATCCAAATTGGTATAAAGTATTTTTAGATTTTAGATTTCCTATTTTTGGAACTGTTCAATCAGGAGATATTAAATTAGAAATCAGAATGGCAATAGAGCCTTGGTTAGTCCTAGGAGAAGAAGGAATTCAAGGTGGAACTGCACGTTATGTAGATTCGTCTCTCGAAAGAGTGCAAGTGCGAGTATTCGGTATGACCGGCAAACGGCATATAATCACATGTAACGGTAGACCTGTTCCAATTCAACCTACAGGGGTTAATGGTGAGTTTGTGGGAGGAGTCAGATATAGAGCTTGGCAGCCTCCATCTGCTTTACATCCTACAATTCCAATTCATGCACCTATCGTATTTGATGTTGTGGATACTTGGAATAACCGCGCTGTTGGTGGATGCACTTACTTTGTGGCTCATCCGGGTGGTCGCGGCTACACTACATTCCCAGTAAACTCAAATGAGGCAGAGTCTAGGAGGTTTACACGCTTTACCCCCTTCGGACATACTCCAAATACTTTGAATATTCTTTCAGAAGAGTTAAATCCAGAATTTCCGTATACATTGGATTTGAGAAAATAG